A part of Citrifermentans bremense genomic DNA contains:
- a CDS encoding nitrilase-related carbon-nitrogen hydrolase → MDFTVALAQIKPKLGCLDDNMALVEAAIEKGIAAGADLIVFPELALTGYFLKDLVPEVALRLDAPQIEKLKTLSKRISIAIGFVEVSSDFRFFNSALYLEEGEIRHVHRKVYLPTYGLFDEQRYMARGERLRAFDTRFGRVGMLICEDMWHLSAPYVLAMDGAMTLLCLSSSPGRGVSGTEGLGSAAAWQKLTSTTAMFLNCRVFYCNRVGYEDGINFWGGSEAISPSGEVTDRGAILEEDLVIAKVDGGALRRERIFSPIMRDENLAITVKELKRIDREKEY, encoded by the coding sequence ATGGATTTCACCGTTGCCCTGGCCCAGATCAAGCCGAAGTTGGGCTGTCTGGACGACAACATGGCCCTGGTAGAGGCCGCCATAGAAAAGGGGATTGCCGCAGGAGCCGACCTGATCGTGTTCCCGGAGCTCGCGCTCACCGGGTACTTCCTGAAGGACCTGGTCCCCGAGGTGGCGCTGCGTCTCGACGCCCCCCAGATAGAAAAACTCAAAACCCTGTCAAAGCGGATCTCCATCGCCATCGGCTTCGTCGAGGTCTCCTCCGATTTCCGGTTTTTCAATTCTGCCCTTTACCTGGAAGAGGGGGAAATCCGCCACGTGCACAGGAAGGTGTACCTGCCGACCTACGGGCTGTTCGACGAGCAGCGCTACATGGCGCGCGGCGAGCGGTTGCGCGCCTTCGACACCCGCTTCGGCCGGGTCGGGATGCTCATCTGCGAGGACATGTGGCACCTTTCGGCCCCTTACGTCCTTGCCATGGACGGCGCCATGACGCTCCTCTGCCTGTCGTCGAGCCCCGGGCGCGGCGTGAGCGGCACCGAGGGTTTGGGATCGGCCGCCGCCTGGCAGAAGCTCACTTCCACCACGGCGATGTTCCTCAACTGCCGCGTCTTCTACTGCAACCGCGTGGGGTACGAGGACGGCATCAACTTCTGGGGAGGCTCCGAGGCTATTTCCCCTTCGGGCGAGGTCACCGACCGGGGAGCGATCCTTGAAGAGGACCTGGTGATCGCCAAGGTGGACGGCGGCGCGCTCAGGCGCGAGCGGATCTTTTCCCCGATTATGCGCGACGAGAACCTCGCCATCACCGTGAAGGAGCTCAAAAGAATCGACAGGGAGAAAGAGTACTGA
- a CDS encoding glucose-6-phosphate isomerase — MQKQQLWQRYKNLLYHDPELELSVDTSRINFPDGFFEEMEPRLQQAYQEMEALEQGAIANPDENRMVGHYWLRAPELAPEPALTEEIVSTLAAIKAFAASVHQGNIAAPDGHRFTDLLIIGIGGSALGPQFVADSLGGSRDLLRIWFFDNTDPDGMDKVISGIGAALKQTLVVVISKSGGTKETRNGMLEARQGFERAGLNFAAHAVAVTGSGSELDATASGESWLGVFPMWDWVGGRTSVTSAVGLLPAALQGIDVDRLLAGARACDEKTRSRVTRDNPAALLALTWFHATQGKGARDMVLLPYKDRLLLFSRYLQQLIMESLGKELDRDGKQVLQGVAVYGNKGSTDQHAYVQQLREGVHNFFVTFIEVLKDREGPSMEVEPGATSGDYLSGFFQGTRSALYEKGRESVTITVREISPAGIGALIALYERAVGLYASLVNVNAYHQPGVEAGKKAAGAVLKLQGEIVEMLRRQPNREFTCEEMAMALARPEEVETTFMILRHMAANGDHGVAVTVKDKIWENKYRSKD; from the coding sequence ATGCAGAAACAGCAGCTTTGGCAGCGGTACAAGAACCTGCTCTACCACGACCCCGAACTGGAGCTAAGCGTCGACACCAGCCGTATCAACTTCCCGGACGGGTTCTTCGAGGAGATGGAGCCGCGTCTGCAACAGGCCTACCAGGAGATGGAGGCGCTGGAACAGGGCGCCATTGCCAACCCGGACGAAAACCGCATGGTGGGTCACTACTGGCTCCGGGCTCCGGAACTGGCCCCGGAGCCGGCCCTCACCGAGGAAATCGTCTCGACGCTGGCCGCGATCAAGGCGTTCGCCGCCTCGGTGCACCAGGGGAACATCGCAGCACCCGACGGCCACCGCTTCACCGACCTCCTGATCATCGGCATCGGCGGCTCTGCGTTGGGACCGCAGTTCGTCGCTGACAGCCTGGGCGGATCTCGGGATCTGCTGCGGATCTGGTTCTTCGACAACACCGACCCGGACGGGATGGACAAGGTCATCTCCGGGATCGGCGCGGCGCTCAAGCAGACGCTGGTGGTGGTCATCTCCAAGAGCGGCGGCACCAAGGAAACCCGCAACGGGATGCTGGAGGCGCGCCAAGGGTTCGAGCGCGCCGGCCTCAACTTCGCGGCGCATGCCGTGGCCGTGACCGGCAGCGGCAGCGAGCTGGACGCAACAGCCTCCGGGGAGAGCTGGCTCGGGGTCTTCCCGATGTGGGACTGGGTCGGCGGGCGCACCTCCGTCACCTCGGCGGTCGGGCTTCTTCCCGCAGCGCTTCAGGGGATCGACGTGGACCGGCTGCTAGCCGGAGCCCGCGCCTGCGACGAAAAGACGCGCTCCCGGGTCACCCGTGACAACCCCGCCGCCCTCCTGGCCCTGACGTGGTTCCATGCCACCCAGGGAAAGGGCGCACGCGACATGGTGCTGCTCCCCTACAAGGACAGGCTGCTTCTGTTTTCCCGCTACCTGCAGCAGCTCATCATGGAGTCCCTGGGAAAAGAGTTGGACCGCGACGGCAAGCAGGTTCTGCAGGGGGTCGCCGTCTACGGCAACAAGGGGTCCACCGACCAGCACGCTTACGTGCAGCAGTTGCGGGAAGGGGTGCACAACTTCTTCGTCACCTTCATCGAGGTGCTCAAGGACCGCGAGGGACCGTCCATGGAAGTGGAGCCCGGTGCCACCTCCGGCGACTACCTGTCCGGTTTTTTCCAGGGGACCCGGTCCGCCCTCTATGAAAAAGGGCGGGAATCGGTTACTATCACCGTCCGCGAGATCTCCCCGGCCGGCATCGGAGCCCTCATCGCCCTGTACGAGCGCGCGGTGGGGCTGTACGCCTCGCTCGTCAACGTGAACGCCTACCACCAGCCCGGAGTCGAGGCGGGGAAAAAGGCTGCCGGAGCCGTGCTCAAGCTGCAGGGTGAAATCGTCGAGATGCTGAGGCGCCAACCCAACCGCGAATTCACCTGCGAGGAAATGGCGATGGCCCTGGCGCGCCCGGAGGAGGTGGAAACCACCTTCATGATCCTTAGGCACATGGCCGCCAACGGCGACCACGGGGTGGCCGTCACCGTTAAAGACAAGATCTGGGAAAACAAGTACCGCAGCAAAGATTAG
- a CDS encoding NAD+ synthase — MGALSVNTALLRQILVGFVRDEVCKVGLKKGVLGLSGGIDSALVAYIAAEALGPENVYAYCMPYRTSNPESEAHARLVAESLGINFKVIEITGMVDAYFDLYPEASNMRRGNKMARERMTILYDHSAEVAGLVLGTSNKTELLLGYGTLHGDMASALNPIGDIYKSQVWELSEAMGVPHEVIEKKPSADLWAGQTDEQELGFTYRDADELLYRMVDQRMSREELIAAGFDAQFIDNVHRKVQGSHFKRRLPIIAKVSNRTIDRDFRYARDWGK; from the coding sequence ATGGGTGCCCTTAGTGTTAATACGGCGCTCTTGCGCCAGATCCTGGTCGGCTTCGTGCGCGACGAGGTTTGCAAGGTAGGACTTAAGAAGGGTGTGCTGGGGCTTTCGGGCGGGATCGATTCCGCGCTGGTCGCCTACATCGCCGCCGAGGCGCTGGGCCCGGAGAACGTCTACGCCTACTGCATGCCGTATCGCACCAGCAACCCGGAGAGCGAGGCGCACGCCCGCCTGGTCGCCGAGAGCCTCGGCATAAACTTCAAGGTGATCGAGATCACCGGGATGGTCGACGCCTATTTCGACCTCTACCCCGAGGCGAGCAACATGAGGCGCGGCAACAAGATGGCGCGCGAGCGGATGACCATCCTCTACGACCACAGCGCCGAAGTGGCGGGACTGGTGCTCGGGACCAGCAACAAGACCGAGCTTCTGCTGGGCTATGGTACGCTCCACGGCGACATGGCGAGCGCGCTCAACCCCATCGGCGACATCTACAAGAGCCAGGTGTGGGAGCTTTCCGAGGCGATGGGGGTGCCGCACGAGGTGATCGAGAAGAAGCCTTCGGCGGACCTGTGGGCCGGGCAGACCGACGAGCAGGAACTGGGTTTCACCTATCGCGACGCCGATGAGCTCCTCTACCGGATGGTGGACCAGCGCATGAGCCGCGAAGAGTTGATTGCCGCCGGTTTCGACGCGCAGTTCATCGACAACGTGCACAGGAAGGTGCAGGGCTCCCACTTCAAGCGGCGTCTTCCCATCATCGCCAAGGTCTCCAACCGGACCATCGACCGCGACTTCCGTTACGCCAGGGATTGGGGGAAGTAG
- the rsmI gene encoding 16S rRNA (cytidine(1402)-2'-O)-methyltransferase, with product MSGTLYIVATPIGNLEDITLRALRILKEVDLVAAEDTRHSRKLLTHFGISKPLTSYFDHNKDLKGDQILDRLREGQSVALITDAGTPCISDPGYQLVRDAVAGGISVVPIPGACAAITALSASGLPTDHFSFAGFLPNKQGKRRERLQSLAGDRAVLIFYESPKRLLATLQDMLETMGDREVVVARELTKMYEEFLRGRLSALVMQVQEREIRGEVAILVTPAEEPEATDAPGMEELLQKYLSSGEMTLKDAVKRVTLETGLHKSEVYAEALRIRG from the coding sequence ATGTCCGGAACTCTTTACATCGTAGCCACGCCGATCGGCAATCTCGAGGACATCACCTTGCGCGCCCTGCGCATCCTGAAGGAGGTGGACCTGGTCGCGGCCGAGGATACCCGCCACTCCAGGAAGCTCCTCACCCATTTCGGCATTTCCAAGCCGCTCACCTCCTACTTCGACCACAACAAGGACCTGAAGGGGGACCAGATCCTGGACCGGCTCCGAGAGGGACAGAGCGTCGCCCTCATCACCGATGCCGGGACACCCTGCATCTCGGACCCGGGCTACCAGCTCGTGCGCGACGCGGTCGCGGGCGGGATCTCCGTGGTTCCCATTCCCGGCGCCTGTGCCGCCATCACCGCACTCTCGGCCTCGGGGCTTCCCACCGACCACTTCAGCTTCGCGGGTTTTCTTCCCAATAAGCAGGGGAAAAGGCGCGAGCGGCTGCAGTCGCTTGCCGGCGACAGGGCGGTGCTGATCTTCTACGAGTCGCCCAAGCGCCTCCTGGCGACCCTGCAGGACATGCTGGAAACCATGGGGGATCGAGAGGTCGTGGTGGCGCGGGAACTCACCAAGATGTACGAGGAGTTCCTGCGGGGGAGGCTTTCCGCACTGGTCATGCAGGTGCAGGAAAGGGAGATCCGGGGGGAGGTGGCGATCCTGGTCACCCCCGCGGAGGAGCCGGAGGCAACGGACGCGCCAGGGATGGAAGAGTTGCTGCAGAAGTATCTTTCTTCCGGGGAGATGACGTTGAAGGACGCCGTGAAGAGGGTGACTTTGGAAACGGGCCTCCACAAGAGCGAGGTCTATGCGGAGGCCCTGAGAATCAGGGGGTAG
- a CDS encoding tRNA-binding protein, with product MAEINWDDFEKVELRVGTVLEVEEFPEARKPAYKLLVDFGEAGVRRSSAQITKHYQREELVGKQVIGVCNFPRKQIGRFFSEVLITGFADANGDIVLAVPERTVPNGSKLC from the coding sequence GTGGCCGAGATAAACTGGGACGATTTCGAAAAGGTGGAGCTGCGGGTGGGGACCGTGCTGGAAGTGGAGGAGTTCCCGGAGGCACGGAAGCCGGCTTACAAGCTGCTGGTGGATTTCGGCGAGGCTGGGGTGCGCAGGTCGAGCGCTCAGATCACGAAGCACTACCAGAGGGAAGAGCTGGTGGGAAAGCAGGTGATCGGGGTCTGCAACTTCCCCAGGAAACAGATCGGGCGCTTCTTCTCGGAGGTGCTCATCACCGGCTTTGCCGACGCAAACGGCGACATCGTCCTCGCCGTCCCCGAGCGTACAGTCCCAAACGGCAGCAAGCTCTGCTGA
- a CDS encoding sigma-54-dependent transcriptional regulator, producing the protein MPAKILVIDDDSSLRRVLEYNLQQEGYDVYTAADGEAGLRLFAEKLPALVITDLKMPGKSGFEVLSAIKESSPATVVIVLTAFGAIDTAVEAMKLGAFHYLTKPFNREELKVTVLKALQLQGLSEENRLLKEELSGRAEFKSIVGTSRAMEGVFSVVRKVADTEATVLITGESGTGKELVARAIHSGSSRRGAPFIAVNCAAIPKDLLESELFGHVKGAFTGAIRDKEGKFQLADGGTIFLDEVGDLPLELQPKLLRVLQERVVEPVGGTSLQKIDLRVVAATNADLERWIVEGKFREDLYYRLSVIPIQLPPLRERVEDVQLLLRYFCAKFGAEGVSFDKEALERLQAYSWPGNVRELENTVERLLIMRDSDRIGVAELPEKISATSPPSEGGVLRLPPGGYSLEQLEREVVLEALTRCDWNQTAAARFLRIPRHTLIYRMEKYNIVQPGRKS; encoded by the coding sequence ATGCCCGCAAAAATACTAGTCATAGACGATGACAGTTCATTAAGACGCGTGCTCGAGTACAACCTGCAGCAGGAGGGGTACGACGTCTACACCGCCGCCGACGGCGAAGCCGGGCTGCGGCTCTTCGCCGAGAAGCTGCCGGCACTGGTCATCACCGACCTGAAGATGCCGGGCAAAAGCGGTTTCGAGGTCCTCTCCGCCATCAAGGAGAGCTCCCCCGCCACCGTGGTCATCGTGCTCACCGCTTTCGGCGCCATCGATACGGCTGTCGAGGCGATGAAGCTTGGGGCCTTTCACTACCTCACCAAGCCTTTCAACCGGGAGGAGCTGAAGGTTACCGTCCTGAAGGCGCTGCAACTGCAGGGGCTTTCAGAGGAGAACCGGCTGCTGAAGGAAGAACTTTCCGGGCGCGCCGAGTTCAAGAGCATCGTCGGTACCTCACGCGCCATGGAAGGCGTTTTTTCGGTGGTGCGCAAGGTGGCGGACACCGAGGCCACCGTTCTCATCACCGGGGAATCGGGAACTGGCAAGGAACTGGTGGCCCGCGCCATCCACTCCGGGAGCTCCCGCCGCGGCGCCCCCTTTATCGCCGTCAACTGCGCGGCCATCCCCAAGGACCTTCTGGAGAGCGAGCTCTTCGGCCATGTGAAGGGGGCCTTCACCGGGGCGATCCGCGACAAGGAGGGGAAGTTCCAGCTGGCCGACGGCGGCACCATCTTTCTGGACGAGGTGGGGGATCTTCCCCTGGAGCTGCAGCCCAAACTGCTGCGCGTCCTGCAGGAGCGCGTGGTCGAACCGGTCGGCGGCACCTCGCTGCAGAAGATTGACCTGCGCGTGGTGGCGGCGACTAACGCTGACCTTGAGCGCTGGATCGTGGAAGGGAAGTTCCGCGAGGACCTCTACTATCGTCTCTCTGTGATCCCGATCCAGCTCCCGCCTTTGAGGGAGCGGGTGGAGGATGTGCAGCTTTTGCTGCGCTACTTCTGCGCCAAGTTCGGGGCGGAAGGGGTGAGCTTCGACAAGGAGGCGCTGGAGCGGTTGCAGGCCTACAGCTGGCCGGGCAACGTGCGCGAACTGGAAAACACCGTCGAGCGCCTTTTGATCATGCGCGACAGCGACCGGATCGGGGTCGCCGAGCTCCCTGAGAAGATTTCGGCCACCTCCCCCCCCTCCGAGGGGGGAGTGCTCAGGCTGCCGCCTGGAGGATACTCGCTCGAACAACTGGAGCGGGAGGTGGTGCTGGAGGCGCTCACCAGGTGTGACTGGAACCAGACCGCGGCAGCCAGGTTTCTGCGCATACCGCGCCATACCCTGATTTACAGAATGGAAAAATACAATATAGTGCAACCGGGGAGAAAGTCATGA
- a CDS encoding DUF4149 domain-containing protein yields the protein MQAVHVIYRLAISLWLGGAALFTFVLTPILFRSESRDVAGRIVGLFFPGYFRWGLACGVIALICRIIITSKSKYLAAAIIVAMLLLSSFQAFYIEPKAAELKRQIVSFETTSKDDPLRREFAKLHGVSAVCNLSVIAGGVVLVILL from the coding sequence ATGCAGGCAGTACACGTAATCTACCGGTTGGCGATTTCACTTTGGCTCGGGGGTGCAGCCCTCTTCACCTTCGTGCTCACCCCAATCTTGTTCCGCTCTGAGAGCAGGGACGTGGCGGGGCGCATCGTCGGACTTTTCTTCCCCGGCTACTTCCGCTGGGGGCTTGCCTGCGGCGTCATTGCCCTGATCTGCCGGATCATCATCACAAGCAAATCCAAATACCTGGCAGCCGCCATCATAGTGGCGATGCTGCTCCTCTCCTCCTTCCAGGCTTTCTACATCGAGCCCAAAGCGGCCGAGCTGAAGCGTCAGATCGTCTCCTTCGAAACGACCTCCAAGGACGATCCCTTGCGCCGCGAGTTCGCCAAGCTCCACGGCGTCTCAGCCGTCTGCAACCTCTCGGTCATCGCCGGAGGAGTGGTGCTGGTGATCCTGCTTTAG
- a CDS encoding polyprenyl synthetase family protein has translation MDAALALIGDDLKNVELQFKKDLQSDVPLIRKVGEYVLSSGGKRIRPALVLLASRLCGYGGDRSVPLASVVEFIHTATLLHDDVVDNANLRRGLASANTLWGNEASVLVGDFLFSKSFSLMVADGDLRILKVLADATTIIAEGEVLQLVCTSDLDITIERYIEVVRSKTAILLSAACEVGAILGEADPKHRQALADYGMDLGIAFQLMDDTLDYTASEEQFGKSIGHDLEEGKITLPLIHTLKKCTEQERDLIASVVEKELLSDEDFALVLELVQRYGGIEHTVASAGEHVLLCKQHLEKFPPSATRDALAELAEYVVTRVK, from the coding sequence ATGGATGCAGCGCTTGCCCTTATCGGCGATGACCTGAAAAACGTGGAACTGCAGTTCAAGAAGGACCTGCAGTCGGATGTCCCCCTGATTCGCAAGGTGGGTGAGTATGTCCTATCCAGCGGCGGCAAGCGTATCCGCCCCGCCCTGGTGCTGCTGGCTTCCAGGCTTTGCGGCTACGGCGGCGATCGCAGCGTCCCTCTGGCAAGCGTCGTGGAGTTCATTCACACGGCAACCCTTTTGCACGACGACGTCGTCGACAACGCCAACCTGCGCCGCGGGCTCGCCTCGGCCAACACGCTTTGGGGGAACGAAGCTTCGGTGCTGGTCGGCGACTTCCTCTTCTCCAAGTCGTTTTCGCTCATGGTGGCTGACGGCGACCTGCGCATACTGAAGGTGCTGGCGGACGCCACCACGATCATCGCCGAGGGGGAAGTCCTGCAGCTGGTCTGCACCAGCGACCTCGACATCACCATTGAGCGCTACATCGAGGTGGTCCGGAGCAAGACCGCGATCCTGCTCTCCGCTGCCTGCGAGGTGGGGGCCATCCTCGGGGAGGCCGACCCGAAACACAGGCAGGCACTGGCGGATTACGGCATGGATCTCGGCATCGCCTTCCAGTTGATGGACGATACCCTCGACTACACTGCGAGCGAGGAGCAGTTCGGCAAAAGCATCGGCCACGACCTTGAGGAAGGGAAGATAACTCTCCCCCTGATCCACACCCTCAAGAAGTGTACGGAACAGGAACGAGACCTGATCGCTTCGGTGGTGGAAAAGGAACTCCTCTCCGACGAGGACTTCGCCCTGGTGCTGGAGCTGGTGCAGCGCTACGGCGGCATCGAGCACACCGTGGCCTCGGCCGGGGAGCACGTACTCCTTTGCAAACAGCACCTGGAGAAATTCCCCCCCTCCGCCACCCGCGACGCGCTGGCCGAACTGGCCGAGTACGTCGTCACCCGCGTCAAATAA
- the ltaE gene encoding low-specificity L-threonine aldolase, with translation MKKVDLRSDTVTLPSQAMRQVLAAAPVGDDVYGEDPTVNRLESMAAELLGKEAALFVPTGTMGNLLALLSHCGRGDEYIAGQDAHIYRWEGGGGAIFGGIQPQPIEFEEDGTLDLDKVRRAVKPSDYHHPVTRLLCLENTQGGKVLPLDYLEKAAELAKSLGLSLHLDGARVFNAAVYLGVPVGTIAARFDSVSVCLSKGLGAPAGTVLCASRELVGRARRWRKVAGGGMRQAGILAAAGIHALENNVQRLAEDHENAELLAAGLGHIEELLVSPARTNILFVTPPAGRADSLRKALAAEGIILGGGDQIRLATHLDVTSADVERTVAAFKRFFAAGGK, from the coding sequence ATGAAGAAAGTGGATTTGAGAAGCGACACGGTGACATTGCCCTCTCAGGCGATGCGCCAGGTACTGGCAGCAGCCCCGGTGGGGGACGACGTCTACGGGGAGGACCCGACGGTAAACCGGCTGGAATCGATGGCTGCAGAACTGCTGGGTAAGGAGGCGGCGCTCTTCGTCCCGACCGGGACCATGGGGAACCTCCTTGCCCTTTTGTCCCACTGCGGCCGCGGCGACGAGTACATCGCTGGGCAGGACGCGCACATCTACCGGTGGGAGGGGGGCGGCGGGGCCATCTTCGGCGGGATTCAGCCGCAGCCGATCGAGTTCGAAGAGGACGGAACCCTCGACCTCGACAAGGTGCGACGCGCCGTGAAGCCGTCGGACTACCATCACCCGGTGACGAGGCTCCTCTGCCTCGAGAACACCCAAGGGGGGAAGGTGTTGCCCCTCGACTACCTGGAGAAGGCTGCGGAACTGGCGAAAAGCCTCGGGCTTTCCCTGCACCTGGACGGTGCCCGTGTCTTCAACGCGGCCGTGTACCTTGGGGTCCCGGTCGGCACCATCGCCGCCCGTTTCGACTCGGTCTCGGTCTGCCTCTCAAAGGGGCTGGGCGCCCCTGCCGGCACGGTCCTTTGCGCCAGCCGTGAGCTCGTCGGCCGCGCGCGCCGCTGGCGCAAGGTGGCCGGCGGCGGCATGCGCCAGGCGGGTATCCTGGCCGCGGCCGGCATCCACGCACTCGAGAACAACGTGCAGCGCCTTGCCGAGGACCACGAGAACGCGGAACTTCTGGCCGCGGGCCTTGGCCACATCGAGGAGCTTTTGGTGAGCCCTGCGCGCACCAACATCCTCTTCGTCACCCCACCGGCCGGCAGGGCCGATTCCCTGCGCAAGGCGCTAGCCGCGGAAGGGATAATCCTTGGCGGTGGGGACCAGATACGACTGGCAACGCATTTGGACGTGACCAGCGCGGACGTGGAGCGCACCGTTGCTGCCTTCAAACGCTTCTTTGCGGCAGGGGGAAAGTGA
- a CDS encoding YraN family protein, protein MSDKSSNSSLGGIGESIAVTYLRGQGFKIVECNFRSVCGEVDIIARDGRELVFVEVKCRKNYNYGVPQLAVTQFKQRQISKAALVWLSKKKLFDAEARFDVVAIVLREHELPVIEHIRNAFELAY, encoded by the coding sequence ATGTCGGATAAAAGCAGCAACAGCTCTCTCGGCGGAATAGGGGAATCCATTGCGGTCACCTACCTGAGGGGGCAGGGCTTCAAGATAGTGGAGTGCAACTTTCGCAGCGTCTGCGGTGAGGTCGACATTATCGCCAGAGACGGCCGCGAACTCGTCTTTGTAGAAGTGAAGTGCCGCAAGAACTATAACTACGGTGTGCCGCAGCTGGCGGTGACGCAGTTCAAACAGCGCCAGATCTCCAAGGCAGCCCTGGTTTGGCTTTCCAAGAAGAAGCTGTTTGACGCCGAGGCGCGCTTCGACGTGGTCGCCATCGTGCTGCGCGAGCATGAGCTGCCGGTGATAGAGCACATAAGAAACGCGTTCGAGCTGGCTTACTAG